AAGTAATTCAATGGCCAGTTTGCCTCTTAAGCTCTATCAAAATTATAATGTGGTAAATGCTTATGAAAATGATATTGCAGAGCTTATTGAAAGCCCTAATTCCTTTATGACGCAGTTTAAATTTATAAGGAAGATGGAAACTCTAAAAAATATGACGGGTAATGCTTATGCCTTAATTGAATATGATATGTTTATGACTCCAATAGCATTACACATTTTAAATCCGGATTTAGTTGAACCAGTAATTGAAAAAGATACTAATGAACTTTGGTACAGGGTAATTGATTCAGATGGTTCAATATATATTCATAACAGTAACATAATACACATACATCATATAACTGGAGTTGTAGGCGAAAAAGGCATAAATCCACTTGATATACTTAAAAATACAGTGGATTATGACAGAGAAATTAAAGAATTTAGCTTAAATCAACTTCAGAATGGATTAAAAGCTAATGTCGTTATAAAATTGGCATCCAAATTAAATAAAGATGCTATGGATGATTATACTGAAATGTTAAAAAGATTTCAGAAAAACGGCATATTGTTTCTGGACAATGGTAAAGACTTTAAGGAATTAAGTGGATTCAATTTTATAGATCCTAAGGTTTTTGATGTTGAAAAAATAACTGTTGAGAGGGTAGCAAGAGTATATAATATGCCATTAAGTAAATTAAACAGTGAAAAAAGCAGCTATAATAGTTCTGAACAGGCTGATTTGGAGTATATAAAAGATACAATGTTGCCTAATACACGAATGTGGGAACAGGAAACAAATAGAAAATTGCTTACACATCAACAAAGGAAAAATGGATTTTCCCTTAAATTCAATCTGAATGGTTTGGCCAGAGCAGATATGAATACAAGGGGAAATTTTTATTTTAAAGGGATAAGGAGCGCGTGGTTTACACCCAATGAAGTAAGATCATTGGAAGATATGCCACCAAAGCCAGGAGGGGATAAATTGTATGTATCAAAAGACTTAATTTCTTTAGATTTGTTAAATGCACCACAAGTAGATGTAGATGGAGGTGAAAATAATGTCCAAAATACTGGAGTTTAAGAGTAAAGATAAATTTGGTAAAGAAAAAGTTAATGGAAAAATGGAAATTAAAAATCAAACTGATACTGCTGCAGATTTATATTTTTATGGTGACATAGTTTCTACTACATATGATCCTGATGATTGGTGGAGTAGTGGAAGTCCAGAAGATAAAGCTCCACAGGATGTTGCTGATTTTCTTAATGAAATTGATGGCATGACAGATGTAAATATTCATGTAAATAGTGGCGGAGGTGATGTTTTTGCAGGTGTAGCAATATATAACATATTAAAAAATAATAGTGCAAATAAGACAACTTATGTTGAAGGCCTAGCAGCAAGTGCAGCAAGCATAATAGCATTAGCAGGAGATAAAATAGTAATTCCATCAAGTGCACAACTTATGATACACAATCCTTGGACACATGCAGGAGGAAATGCCAATGATCTCAGAAATGTAGCGGATATGCTTGATCAGATAAGTAAATCACTTGTAAATATTTATATGGAAAATGCTAAAGATGGCATAAAAGCTGATGATATAAAACAAATGATGGATGATGAAAAATGGTTTACAGGTGATGAGGCTGCAGAAGTATTTAATATTGAGGTTGATACAACTGAACCAGTTGCAGCAAGTATAAAAAGTGAATTTTTTAGTAAATACAAAAATACGCCTAAAAATTTACTTAATATTACACCTAAAAATAATACAAAACATCCTGTTGTTAAGGATGCAGAAATTGAAAGCCTAATAGAAAGAGTTAATAATACATTAAAATATTCAAATTTAGAGGAGGAATAATATATGAAAATGAATAGATATCAGCTTGAACAAACACTTGATGGTGTAGGTCAGGATTTAAAAGCAAGTAATGAAAAACTAGTAAAGATGTATGCTGATTCAAAAACTACTATAGACGCTAGAAATGAACAGAAAAATAATGTAAAAGACTTGGAAGAAAGATTTAATGGATTAAAAGCTCAAATTGATGATTTAGATAAACAGGCAAAAGAAAAACTTAAAACTAAAAACAACTTAGATGGTGATGACGATCCAAAAGCTAAAATTATTAAAGCAAAAGCATCATTAGTAAGAGCTGTAATGGCACATAAACCAGTATCAGATGATGTAAAGAATGCACTTGGAGGGGTTAGAGCTTCTTTGGGTGATGGTACATCTCTTGGAGATGGAGGAAAATTACTCCCAACTACTATGACTACTGAATTATTGACTGAACCTATGGCAAAGAATCCATTGAGAGGTATTTCAACATTTACTAATATAACCAACCTTGAAGTACCTAAAATAATTTTTACTCTAAGTGATGATGATTTTGTTCAAGATGGTGCTACAGCAAAAGAATTAGAAGCAAGTGCAGATACAATTGTATTCGCAAGAAATAAGTTCAAAGTATTCTGTGATATAAGTGAAACTATACTTAATGGTACCGCAACTAACTTAGTAGAAACCGTAAATAATGCATTAGAAAGTGGACTTGCTAAGAAAGAAAAGAAAGTAGCATTTGAAGCTGCAGCTCCTACTGATATGAGTTTTTATAAGAAAGATGCTGGTAGCAAATATTTAATAAAAGAAGTTCAAAAAGATACTTTATTTAAAGCAGTTAAAGCTGCATTAGCTGATTTGGAAGATGATTATTCTGATAATGCAAAGATAGTTATGCGAAAATCAGACTATTTTGATATGATTGATACTTTAGCTAATAACAATTCTACTTTATATACAGCACAGCCAGAGCAGATTTTGGGAGCACCAGTTATATTTTGTGATTTAGCAACAATACCAGTTGTAGGCGATTTTGGATATTCTCATTTTAACTATGACTTAAATATGCTTTATGACCAGGATAAAAATGTTAAAACAGGCATGGAAAGTTTTGTATTGACAGCATGGATTGACCACAAAATAAAAATGTATTCTGCATTTAGACTTGCAACAGTAAAAACTGTTACTCCCTAGTGCACCCTCTGCAACAGAGGGAACAACAGATACAACAAAATATACACAAGATCAACTTGAAGCTATGACAGTTGACCAATTAACTACTATTGCAAAAAATAAAGGCATGACAGGCTATTCTAGTTTGAATAAAGCTGATTTGATAAGTGCAATATTAGCTAAAGAGGGTGTATAGTATGAATTTATCAGAAGTAAAAGAGTGGCTAAAGGTAGATTATGAGGATGAAGACAATACTTTATCCTCTTTACTTTCTGCAAGTGAAATGATAATTAAGCAGGCCACTGGAGTTGAGCTTTCAGATGTACAAGGTGATGAAAAGGCATTAGCGTTGTATGATCTGATACAAAAAATTATAGTAACTAATTTTAATGAAAATAGGGGGGAAGGAATTAAAGATAATATTGGACTAACAAGCTTATATATGCAGTTAGAAGCATATAAATTGTCAAATTCAACTACAGATAGCGTTGATACAGGGTAAACTATTAAAATAAAACTAACTTTTAAAAGAAATGAGAGGTAAATTTGAGTGATAATAAATTAGACCCGGGGAAGTTAGACAAAAGGATTGAAGTTTGGCAGATGCGTAAAGAAGAAAATGAAATTTGTGAGGAAGATTATGGCCCGCAATATTTAAAAAAAATTTGGTCAAGTATAATCCCCCAAACTGGGAAATTGCAAAAACAAACTAATCCTGATACAGTAACTGCAGATACAACTCACAAAATAATTGTGAGATATGGATCAGGGAAGAACATAACGGATGATATGTGGCTTATGTATTTTGAAAATAAAGCTGATAGTGATATATATGCTAAAGATCAAAATGCTAAAGTTGGCCATAGATTTGATATAAATTATATCTTAGATCCATACTTTGCTCATAAGACGCTTGAAATATTTTGTACTGAAAAAATAGAGTAGGTGGTGATATTTTGGAAGATGGATTTGAAGGCTTAAGTGGCTTGGATGATTTAACAAAGGATTTTCTTAGTTTAGCACAAGAAGAGCTTCCTAAAGAATCTAAAAAGTTTATAAAAAAGAATGCAAATCAATTAAAGACGGCAACTAAAAATAAATCAAAAGAATTAGGTATACTTGAGGAAACTGGTAATTACTATAAATCATTTAAAAGTGGAAAAGTCTATAAATATGATGGTTCTTTAGCCTGCAGAGCAATGAACAACAGCCCTCATGCTCATTTACTGGAAAATGGTCATATGCAAACTGACAAAGCAGGGAATACTGTAGGAAAAGGATTTGTCCCAGGATTCCACGCCTTTGAAAAAGAATACAGTGAATTTTTAAATAAATACTATGATAATTGCGAACAATTCATTGATGATATGTTGAAAAACAAAGGATTATAAAAAATGGTTACTATAAAAGACATAGTAAAGGCTATAAATTTAAAAATAAAAGATAAATTCCCTGATATACCAATACAAAGTACAGATATAAAAGAAGGCTTTAAAAGACCTTCTTTTTATGTAAATAAAGATGATAATAAATCCAACAGATATAACCAAGATATTAAAGAAAGTAAAACATCCATAAGGATTTACTATTTTCCTACAAGTGCATATAAGAACAGGATTGAACTTTTAAATATGGAAAATGATTTAACTGATTTATTCCTTGATGGTGTGCTAGTTAGTACGGATGATGGTGAATATCTGATGGAAATTTTAGAAGATGATATAGATTCTGTGGTTACAGATGGAGTATTACAAGTGCATTTTTACTTATATTTACTTCAGGACTTTTCAGAGGAAGATGCTGAAGTTATGGAAGAATTGGAAATGGATGAATTAGAAAATAATTAAGAGAAAGGATGTTTTAAATGTCTTTGAATTTACCAAACATAGATGTTATTTTCTCAAAATTGGCTTCTACGTTAGAAGGTAGAAGCCAAAAAGAAAATGTAATCCTAATTATAAAGGATGATACTGACAAAACTTTTAGCACAAAAGTATATACAGATGCTACAGTTGCGGCAAAGGACTCAGCCTTATATACTCCAGCAAATTTAATGTATATAACAGATGCTTTTATTGGAGAACCAGCAAAAGTAACAGTAATTAGGATTGATGCAACAGGTGGCAAAATTGCAGATGCATTAACTATAGCTGGAACTTTAGAAAGGGGATGGATAGGTACTCCAAGTGAAGTACAGGCAGACCAGGATGCAATTACTTCTTTCATAAAAGACCAAGTTGCAAAGAAGAGATATTATTTTGGAATTGTATTTAATTCAACTGTACCACCAAATTTTAAGTTTGTTACGAACATAGATAATCCCAAAGTAACTTTTAAAGGAAGCAGAGGAGAACAAACTTCAAATGAAGCTATTCCAACACTTTTAGGATATTTTGCAGGTAATGCAATAACTAGAAGTGCCACAAATTTAGTAATAGAAAATTTAGTGAGTGTACAGGAAAATACAGACGTTAATGCGGATATAAATAATGGAAAAATGCCTCTTATAAATGACAATGATGACGGTGAAAATAAAGTAAGAATAGGACTAGCAATTAATTCTTTAACAGATGATGATGCTATAGAAGATGAAAAATTTATAGAGATAGTGGAAGCTGAAGCGTTAATTGCAACAGATGTAAGAAATACTTTTAAAAATGATTGGCAGGGAAAAGTCAAAAACACTCCAGATCATCAAGTATTATTTGTTAGTGCAGTAAACGGCTTTTATAAGGAACTTACTAAAGAAGAAAATGGTGGTATATTGGATGAAAATTTTGACAATGCATCATATATAGATACAGATGTACAAAAAAAAGCACTAGTTGCTGCTGGTGTTAGCGGTGCAAGTTCTTTTACAGATGCTCAGGTAAAACAAACTGTTATTGGCAGAAAAGTATTTTTAAAGTCAAATATAAAGATACTGTTTGCTATGACAGATTTGACATTAAACAACATGTTAAATTAGGGAGGAGATGGTCAATATGGCTAACAAAGGTACTGACTATTTAGTTGGAACCAATATGACTGTTTATATGAATAATGTAAAAATTACAGAAATAGCTTCTTGTGAATTGAAAGTTACAGGTAAATTTGATGATGTAAATCAAGCAGGAGAATTTGGGACAACCTACGTTTATTTAGGATATGAGTGCAGCGGGACACTTAAACTAAATAAAATGAGAAGTGTTGGTGCAAGTATTGTTGGGGAAGCTTATTTGACAGGAGAGATGCCTCAATTAAAAGTAAGTGGAGCTGTGACTAATAAAGTTACAAAACAAACAGGTCGAATGGAATTCTATGATGTAGTTGTGACAGAATTTGGCCTAAATTCTGAAGTTAAAAAACTTATAACTGAAGAAATACCTATTAAAGCTGGTAGTTTTAAAGTTCTAGATAAAATTAATCCAATAACTGTTTAGGGGGAGATATTATGGCAGGTAAAAAAACATTAAAGAAATTAACTTTGAAAGATCTTTTAAATAAGGAACTTATAAAAAAAGCAACAACAGCAAAATTCAAAGATATAGAAATTAAAAGTTTAGGTGGAACTGTAACTTTTAAAAGGCCAAGCCAAGATCAAATTACAGAGGTTATAGATGTGATGGATATTAATACTAATGGTGACCAGAGTGTAAAGATGGGTAAAATCATTCCGGCAATGAGACAATTAATTTATGATTGCTGCCCTATAATGCATGAAAATGATATTCTTGAAGCATATGGATGTACTGATGATCCTGAAGCAATTGTTGAAACATGGATTCCTGATATGAATGAGGTAGATGACATAGCAAACCAATTAATAGGAAAACAAAATTTAAAGTCAAGTGAGGTGGAAGGTAAAGTAAAAAACGAATAAAAAAGGACAAGTGGTGGCATACACTTGCCTTTTATGCTGTTAGAGATCCACAAAGTATTAATTATCTATTAAATTGTAGCTATTTTGAAAGGGTATTTTATATGTGTGCAGTAGATAACTACTGGAAAAGTAAAGCTAACTTCGTAAGTGCAATGTTTAGCACAAGAGAAGATGAAGATAATTAGTTTTATTTATTTTTTTTGAAAAAAGTTTTGATGAAGACATACTTTTGTATGTCTAATTAAAACTTTTTTTCTTTATTAAAAATAAAAGGCAGGTGAGCACATGGCAAGTAGGGTAATAGCTACAATTTTAAGTTTAAAAGATAATTTTTCAAAAACCATACAAGGAACAACAGAAAATACAAAGGCTTTCCAGCGTCAGATACAACATACTCAAAATGATATTGCAAAGTTTAGAAATAATATTGGAGAAAGTTTTGGAACTATAAAGACTAAAGTTGCTGGAGCTTTGGCAGGATTAGGATTTGCTGAGGTTGCAAAGAAATCTGTTGAATTTGCTTCTAACTTAGTTGAAGTTCAAAATGTAGTAGATCAAACTTTTGGAAAAGGTGCATCACAAATAGATGCATGGTCTAAGACAGCTTTAAACGCGTATGGATTAAATCAACTCCAAGCTAAACAATTTACTGGATACTTAGGGGCAATGATGAAATCTAGTGGTATAGCTGGAGATTCACTTACAAAAATGAGTGAAGACTTAGTAGGGCTATCAGGAGACATGGCCAGTTTTGATAATTTAGATCCAGAGATAGCTTTTGAAAAAATTAGATCAGGTATAAGTGGAGAGACTGAACCACTTAAAGAAATTGGCATAAACATGGATGTTGCAAATTTAAAGGCCTATGCATTATCACAAGGTATAACAAAAAGCTACGAAAGCATGAGTCAGGCTAAACAGGTAACATTAAGATATAACTATTTAATGTCTGTTACAGCCGATAAGCATGGTGATTTTGCTAAGACTCAGCAAACATTTGCTAATCAAATGAGAATTGCAAAAGCTAACGTTGAACAAATGGGAGCAAGTATTGCAACTAACTTTTTGCCTTTTTTAAATAAAATGTTACTAACATTTAATAATGGTGGATTGAAGTCAATTGGGACTATATTTAGTGGTATAGGTAATACAATAGTCAGTATTGCTAATAATGCTAAAGTTCCACTTCAAAGCCTTATGAATAGTTTTGGCAATTTAGGGCAAGCAAGTGGAATAAAAAATTTATTTTCTGGCATAGATAGCAAACCTCTTGAAACATTAAAATGGACTATAAATAGTGTCATATATGGGTTAAGAGATTTAGTAAACTTTGTTTCACAACATGCTGCAGCCACAAAAACTATTTTAGCTGGATTAGGTGGAGCTTTAATTGCTACTAAATTTGTACAAGAAGGTGTAAAGATTCAAGGAACTATAAAGGATATAAAAAAAGGAGTTGAAGGACTACAAGGTTTAAGTAAAGCAGGAAAACTACTTTCGTCAATATTTAGTGTACCTGTCAATGCAGTACCTTTTATAATAGCGATAACTGTAATTGCATCAATAGCCTATATAGTAATAAAAAATTGGACTCCTTTAAAAAATTTCTTCACAGGAATTTGGAGCAGTATTACACAAGGAGCTAGCAACTTTTCTAATGGTGTAAAAAACGTAATTTCAGATGTTGGCAATACAATAAAGAGTATATTTTCAGGTATTGGAAGTTTTTTTAGTGGCTTATGGAGTGGAATAACAAATACTGCTGTAAGTGTATGGAATGGAATAAAAACAACTGCAAGTACAATTTGGAATGGAATTAAATCAGTATTTTCAACTGTGGTTACTTCTATAGTTACATTCGTCAATACTAAGTTTTCATCTCAAATTCAAGCTATTACAATTATTTTTAATTCTATAAGAAACATATTCTCAAGTATATGGAATGGCATTAAAACTATAGTTCTTGGTGTTGTTTTAGTTATCATGGATATAATTAGTGGTAAGTTTGGAAGCGTAAGGACTGATATTTCTAAAATATTGAAAAGCCTAGGCAATGACATTCGCAATATAGGAAACAATATTAGATTAATTATAATCACTGTAATAAATGCTATACGAACAACAGCAATACAGTTATTTACTGGGATGGTAAATGGCATAAAATCAATCTGGAATGGTATTAGAAATTTTTTCTCCAGTTTATGGCTTAACCTAAAATTAGGAGCTATAAATGGATGGAATGCTTTTAGAAATGGGATATCAGGCATAGTATCAGGTGTGGTAAGCTGGATAATAAATACATGGAATTCAATTATTAATTGGTTTGCTACATTACCATCTAGGTTATATCAATCTGGTGTTTCTATGTTTACAAGTTTGAAAAATGGTATATCTAATACAATTGTAAATATAGGTTCTTGGATATCTCAAAAATTTCAAGGTTTTGTTTCTTTCTTTACAAGTTTACCATCCAAGGCATCAACTTGGGCACATGACATGATACAAGGATTTTTACAAGGTATTAATGATAAAATAGATGCAGTAAAAAAAGGAGCTTCAAACATAGCAGATAAAATAAGAAGCATATTGCATTTTAGTACACCAGATGAAGGCCCTTTAAAGCCATACGCTCAATGGATGCCTGATTTTATTAATGGAATGAATGAAGGTGTCATTAATACCACTCCAAACATTGTAAAAGGTGTAACAGATATGGCAACTAATATTACAACACCTATAAATAATTTTGTTGCACTAAATAATACCTTGGGGATTAATGCTATACAGCAATTAAGTGCAGGTATATCTAGTCAAACAAGTAACGTAGTTGCTACAGCACAAAGTTTAGCTTCCAGTGTACTGCAAGGTGTTAAAGATATTTTTGGCATACGTTCTCCAAGTAGGAAAATGTTTCAAGTAGGTATACATTTTATGCAAGGATTTATTAACTCACTTAAAAGTAGCGGCATAGGAGATGTAATAAAGAAAATATTTGGGGATATTGCATCTTTGGCAAATGGAACTCTAGGCGGAGCCTTAGGCAATATAATTGAAAATTTTATCGATACTGGCAATCTTTCTGGGTTAGGCAAAATGCTCCAAGGGATAATGCAAAATGGATTAGGTTTTCTTAGTGGTGGAGGAAATGTAGCAGAATGGATAAGTGCTGCAATTGCTCTAACTGGTGTATCCTCAGATTGGGCGGAGCCATTGGCTGAGATTATCCAGCATGAATCTGGCGGAGATCCGAATTCTATAAATCTTTGGGACTCAAACGCAGCGGCAGGCCATCCTTCAAAAGGGCTCATGCAACTTATTGATGAAAATATGTCTGATTATCACCTGCCAGGATTGACTGATATTTATAATCCTATTGCAAACATTGCTGCAGGTATAAAACTAATTCAACATGATTATGGATCTGTATACAATGTACCTGGTGTAAGGGCATTGGCTGAGGGTAGACCATATGTTGGGTATGCAAATGGAACACAAAGCTCAAAAGAAGGAAAAGCAGAGGTTGGAGAATATGAAGCTGAAATAGTTACAGGCCGTAAGGTAGTTGATCTACGAGGTGGAAGTAAAGTATATAAAGGGAGTGATACTAAAAAAATATTAGGAAGCAGGGGAGATATAAAAGTATATGTAATAGTAAAAGGTAATGTAATAGGTAATGAGGAATTCATGGAACAATGTGGAGAATATGTTGGAAATAAAGTATTAGCAGTAATTGATAATCAATAAGGTGGCTTTTATTAATAGCCTCCTTTTTATTTTACAAAAAAGAAGGTGATATATTGTTTGAAATTTATTTTAGTACTTTGGATAGAAGTGAGGTATACAAGTTACCAGTACTTCCAGAAAACATGCCAGAATTAGCTAAAACAGCAAAGAACGAAGAGTTTGAGAGCTATGATAATGGATTTTATAATATCTTAGGCAATGTTAGTTTGATAACTTTCCCTCTTGAGGGATTTCTTCCTGAATATCCTGGTAAATATCCATGGGCTCAAAGTCAGATTAATCCATACCTTTTGATTAATTTATGGAGTCAAGCTATGATTTCAAAAAAGCCTATAAGGTGCATTATGAATAGAGGTATTAATAAAAACAATATAAGTCCTGAAATTTTAAACTGGATGGTTTCTGTTGAAAGCTTGAGTCAACATCCACGAAGGAATAAAGACATTCTATATAAAGTGGAATTTAAAGAGTATAGATGCCCAATAAAAATAGATATAACTCCTGCAAAAAATGCTTTAAATTCTGCTATAAGTTCTGCCATAAATGGTATAAGGGGAATATTAAAATAATGTGGTATTTATATACAAATTATATTATTGGGTATAACGGTAATGGAAATTTTGTGGATATATTATCATATATAAATAATATTCAGTGGACAAACGATCAGGATACTATATCTGTGCAACTTACTTTTGATTCTATACTGGATTTAGCTGAAGGAAGAAGCCATATAGTCTTAAAAAAAGATACCAAAGTAGTATTTCAAGGATATATAACTAAGAAGATTAATAAGGACAAAACAGGTGCTTATACAGCTATGGATTATGCCTATTTATTAAACCGAAATGATGTTGAGCCTATACAATTTAATTGTGATGCCAAAACTGCTATATATCAACTTTTGACCAAATATAATATTGGTGGTGCTTGCATACCTTTGGCAACAAAAATATCAAAATTATATAAAGGAAAAACCGTAAATGAAATAATAGAGGATATTTTAAAACAGTGTTCAGGAGAAACAGGTGACGATATAATAAAAGAAATGCGAGGAAATGTCCTATGGATTGATAAATTAAGCAATTTAAAAATAGATTGTAAATATAAAATATCTAATGACTTTGAAATAAGTAGAAGCCTTGAAAGTATGGTTAATAAGGTAATAGTAACAAGCAATGAGGAAAGTGACGGATCTATTATGGCAACAGCAAAAGATGATAGCAATATAAATATTTTTGGTTTATATACTAAGAGTTTAAGTATTGAAAAGGCCAATAGTGCACAGTCACAAAATTTAGCAGATCAATATTTAAATAATTATGATGCAACAAACAGAGAAGTAACATTAAATTTAACTGATATAGAAGGTTGCGAAGATATTAGGGCTAAACGAAGTATACCTGTAGATATATCTAAATATGGTGTAAATGGTTATTTTAAAGTGAAGTCAGCTCAACATAATTTAAGTAATAATACCCATAAAATACAGGTTACAATTGATTTTTCTAATGCAAGTTTTGAAGAACCTGCATTACTTCAACAGTTAAGTCAATCAGGTTCATCATCCTCTAGTAGTAATAGTACAAGTAGTGACAGCAGTAAACAAGATCAGATAATAAGCTATGCAAAACAATTTTTAGGTGTGCCTTATGTTTGGGGCGGGAAAACTCCAAGTGGTTTTGATTGTAGTGGCTTTGTAAGCTATGTATTTGCACATTTTGGGATAAGCCTTACTCCTTATACTTATACAATGTTTGGAGAAGGAACACAAGTCAGCTTGGATAATATACAACCATGTGATCTTGTGTTCTTTTTTAATAAAGGACATGTTGCAATATACATTGGAAACAATCAATTTATTGAGGCACCACACACAGGTGCAAATGTTAGAATAACAACATTAAGTGATTACTATAGAGGTGAATGTAGTGGTGTAGTTCGTGTAACTTGATCCAGGAGGTTTTGTATGGGAGCTAGATGGGATGTAAAATTAGCAAATGAGTTTAAAAAAAGAAATAATGAAATCTACACAGGTGTTGTAGTAGGTACTGTAACAAGTATTAATCCACTTACTATTTCCATACTTAATGGAGCTGGTCTATTTAGTGGAGATAATTTATATATATGCAAAAATGCGACAGAATACAAGATGAATGTAACTGTTAGTGTAACAACGGATAGAGGTAATTATACAGGAACCGGAACTGCTACTCACGAAGGGCTAAAAGAAAAGGATAGAGTAGCAGTTATAGCTACAGAAGATGGAGGAAAATTATTTGTTATAGATAAGTTATAATAATCAGACTAGGAGGTTTTTTAATGGCTGAAGATATGTTTCCGTTTTTACCTGGTCTACAACAACAAATAGATAATATAGTAAATAAAACACCTACTGAAGTAAAAAAACTTGGCAGGTGTTTTAAAGTTGACTTAAAAACTAATCAATTTGTCGTACAAGATGGGAAGCTAGTAGAACTTACTGAGCTTGAAGCTGTTGAACAGTGGATAGCTCTAATTGTAAAAGCTTATAAAGATAAATATCGTGTCTACAAAGGCACTGAATTTTATTGTAATATAGAAGATTTAAAAGGACAAAAATTAAATATTTTTATTATTGCAGAACTGCAAAGGGAAATAGGTGAATCTCTTGTTAAACATAGATATATATCTAAAGTTGATGACTTCGTTATTACTCAAGTTAAGGACAAGATAGATATTAAATGTAAGGTAACTTTAAAAGATGCTACTATACTTGATGCAGAAAGTGAGGTGTAATAGTTGTTTGAGAATAAAACAGAAGATAATATTCAAAAAGATTTGTTAAATAATATTTCAGATGATTATGAAAAAAGTGCAGGATACCCTATTTATGACTTAACAAAAGCTTACTCAATAGAAGAAGCTGAGTCTTATAAGAACTTAAAAAAAGTTTTAGACAAATTAGATGTAAATAATTTAAGTGACAGCGAACTTGAGAAATTTATATATCAGCGTACAGG
The genomic region above belongs to Clostridium sp. AWRP and contains:
- a CDS encoding DUF2634 domain-containing protein produces the protein MAEDMFPFLPGLQQQIDNIVNKTPTEVKKLGRCFKVDLKTNQFVVQDGKLVELTELEAVEQWIALIVKAYKDKYRVYKGTEFYCNIEDLKGQKLNIFIIAELQREIGESLVKHRYISKVDDFVITQVKDKIDIKCKVTLKDATILDAESEV